One genomic region from Streptomyces sp. NBC_00582 encodes:
- a CDS encoding NADP-dependent succinic semialdehyde dehydrogenase, with protein MPIATVNPADGETLKTYEAMGEEELERRLQLAEATFRTYRLSSFTDRSRLLLQAANLLEEDQRDIARVMTTEMGKPIKQARAEAAKCAKAMRWYAERAEGLLADERPADADVEDSGGVRALVRYRPLGPVLAVMPWNFPLWQVIRFAAPALMAGNVGLLKHASNVPQTALYLEDLFHRAGFTEGCFQTLLIGSGAVDEILRDERVKAATLTGSEPAGRAVASTSGAMVKKTVLELGGSDPFVVMPSADLDRAARVAVTARVQNNGQSCIAAKRFIVHSDVFDAFAERFTEGMKALKVGDPLEEDTEVGPLASEQGRADLEELVDDARRGGAAVLCGGERPDRPGWYYPPTVLSGITREMRIHREEAFGPVATLYRAADLNEAVLIANDSPFGLSSNVWTQDEAEVDRFARDLEAGGVFVNGMTASHPAFPFGGVKRSGYGRELSGHGIREFCNITTVWHGA; from the coding sequence ATGCCCATCGCGACGGTGAACCCGGCGGACGGCGAGACGCTCAAGACGTACGAGGCCATGGGCGAGGAGGAACTGGAGCGCCGGCTCCAGCTCGCGGAGGCCACGTTCCGCACGTACCGGCTGAGCAGCTTCACCGATCGCTCACGACTGCTGCTCCAGGCGGCGAACCTGCTGGAGGAGGACCAGCGGGACATCGCCCGGGTGATGACCACCGAGATGGGCAAGCCGATCAAGCAGGCCCGCGCGGAGGCCGCGAAGTGCGCCAAGGCGATGCGCTGGTACGCCGAGCGCGCGGAGGGACTGCTCGCGGACGAGCGGCCGGCCGACGCCGACGTCGAGGACTCGGGAGGCGTCCGGGCCCTGGTCCGCTACCGTCCGCTGGGGCCGGTGCTGGCCGTGATGCCGTGGAACTTCCCCCTGTGGCAGGTGATCCGGTTCGCCGCGCCCGCGCTGATGGCGGGCAACGTGGGCCTGCTCAAGCACGCTTCCAACGTGCCCCAGACCGCCCTCTACCTGGAGGACCTGTTCCATCGCGCGGGCTTCACCGAGGGCTGCTTCCAGACCCTGCTGATCGGATCGGGCGCGGTCGACGAGATCCTGCGCGACGAGCGGGTCAAGGCCGCGACCCTGACGGGCAGCGAGCCGGCCGGCCGGGCCGTCGCGTCCACCTCCGGGGCGATGGTCAAGAAGACGGTGCTGGAGCTGGGCGGCAGCGACCCGTTCGTGGTGATGCCCTCCGCCGACCTCGACCGGGCCGCGCGGGTCGCGGTGACGGCCCGGGTGCAGAACAACGGTCAGTCGTGCATCGCGGCGAAGCGGTTCATCGTCCACTCGGACGTGTTCGACGCGTTCGCGGAGCGGTTCACCGAAGGGATGAAGGCGCTGAAGGTCGGCGATCCGCTGGAGGAGGACACCGAGGTGGGTCCGCTGGCGAGCGAACAGGGCCGGGCCGACCTCGAAGAACTGGTGGACGACGCCCGGCGCGGCGGCGCGGCGGTGCTGTGCGGTGGCGAACGTCCCGACCGGCCCGGCTGGTACTACCCGCCGACGGTCCTGTCGGGGATCACCCGTGAGATGCGCATCCACCGCGAGGAGGCGTTCGGCCCGGTCGCGACGCTGTACCGGGCGGCCGACCTGAACGAGGCGGTGCTCATCGCCAACGACTCGCCCTTCGGACTGAGTTCGAACGTGTGGACGCAGGACGAGGCCGAGGTGGACCGTTTCGCCCGGGACCTGGAGGCCGGCGGGGTGTTCGTGAACGGGATGACCGCGTCCCATCCGGCGTTCCCGTTCGGCGGGGTGAAGAGGTCCGGGTACGGGCGTGAGCTGTCCGGGCACGGAATCCGGGAGTTCTGCAACATCACCACGGTTTGGCACGGCGCGTGA
- a CDS encoding NUDIX domain-containing protein gives MTPKRSAGLLLFRHTGDGAEVLLGHMGGPYFAKKDAGAWTVPKGEYEPDEPAWDAARREFREELGLEPPDGEAIDLGEVRQSNGKIVTVWAIEADLDPATVAPGTFTMEWPPRSGRVQEFPELDRVAWYGVARAREVIVTAQAVFLDRLAEHAR, from the coding sequence GTGACCCCGAAGCGCAGCGCGGGCCTGCTGCTGTTCCGGCACACGGGCGACGGCGCCGAGGTGCTGCTGGGCCATATGGGCGGCCCCTACTTCGCGAAGAAGGACGCCGGGGCCTGGACCGTCCCCAAGGGCGAGTACGAGCCCGACGAGCCCGCCTGGGACGCGGCCCGCCGTGAGTTCCGGGAGGAGCTGGGGCTTGAGCCGCCCGACGGCGAGGCGATCGACCTCGGGGAGGTCAGGCAGAGCAACGGCAAGATCGTCACGGTCTGGGCGATCGAGGCGGACCTGGACCCGGCGACGGTCGCGCCCGGGACGTTCACGATGGAGTGGCCGCCGAGATCCGGGCGCGTCCAGGAGTTCCCCGAGCTGGACCGGGTGGCGTGGTACGGGGTGGCGCGGGCGCGTGAGGTGATCGTCACGGCGCAGGCCGTGTTTCTCGACCGTCTGGCGGAGCACGCGCGCTGA
- a CDS encoding ATP-dependent DNA ligase — MLLTRLADVSREVAATSARSRKIALLAELFRETEAEDVPVVIPYLAGRLPQGRLGVGWKVLSRPVEPAGTPALTVREVDALLGELGEVSGPGSQAERLRLVGALMGAATADEQRFLLGLITGEVRQGALDAVAVEGLAQATGAPPADVRRAVMLAGSLQTVAESLLRDGPPALEAFRLTVGRPVLPMLAHSASSVAEAVEKLGGCAVEEKLDGIRVQVHRDGDAIRLYTRTLDDITDRLPEVTSAARELAGERFILDGEVIAFDADGRPRSFQETAGRVGSRVDVASAAEAVPVSPVFFDALSVGGRDLLDLPFAERHTELERLVPEPMRVRRTLVDGPQDLPTAEEFLAETLGRGHEGVVVKSLDAPYSAGRRGASWLKVKPVHTLDLVVLAAEWGHGRRTGKLSNLHLGAVTADGGFAMLGKTFKGMTDAMLGWQTERLRELAMKDDGWVVTVRPELVVEIAYDGLQRSTRYPAGVTLRFARVVRYREDKRPQEADTVETLLAAHPEVRP; from the coding sequence ATGCTGCTGACCCGGCTCGCCGATGTGTCCCGGGAGGTCGCGGCCACCTCGGCGCGCTCCCGCAAGATCGCTCTGCTCGCGGAGCTGTTCCGGGAGACGGAGGCGGAGGACGTCCCGGTCGTCATCCCCTACCTCGCCGGGCGGCTGCCGCAGGGCCGGCTCGGCGTGGGCTGGAAGGTGCTGAGCCGGCCGGTCGAGCCCGCCGGGACCCCGGCGCTGACCGTGCGTGAGGTCGACGCGCTGCTCGGCGAGCTGGGCGAGGTCTCCGGCCCCGGCTCCCAGGCCGAACGGCTGCGGCTGGTCGGCGCGTTGATGGGCGCGGCCACCGCGGACGAACAGCGGTTCCTGCTCGGGCTGATCACCGGCGAGGTCCGCCAGGGCGCCCTGGACGCGGTGGCGGTCGAGGGGCTGGCGCAGGCGACCGGGGCGCCCCCGGCGGACGTACGCCGGGCGGTGATGCTCGCGGGGTCCCTGCAGACGGTCGCCGAGTCCCTGCTCAGGGACGGTCCGCCGGCGCTGGAGGCGTTCCGGCTGACCGTCGGCCGCCCGGTCCTGCCGATGCTGGCGCACTCCGCGTCCTCCGTCGCCGAGGCGGTGGAGAAGCTGGGCGGCTGCGCGGTGGAGGAGAAGCTGGACGGCATCCGCGTCCAGGTGCACCGGGACGGCGACGCCATCCGCCTCTACACCCGCACGCTCGACGACATCACCGACCGGCTGCCCGAGGTGACGTCGGCGGCACGGGAGTTGGCGGGCGAGCGGTTCATCCTGGACGGTGAGGTCATCGCCTTCGACGCGGACGGCCGGCCCCGTTCCTTCCAGGAGACGGCCGGGCGGGTCGGCTCCCGGGTGGACGTGGCGTCGGCCGCCGAGGCGGTCCCGGTCTCCCCGGTGTTCTTCGACGCGTTGTCGGTGGGCGGCCGGGACCTGCTCGACCTGCCGTTCGCCGAACGTCATACGGAACTGGAGCGGCTGGTCCCGGAGCCGATGCGGGTGCGGCGGACGCTGGTCGACGGCCCGCAGGACCTTCCGACCGCCGAGGAGTTCCTCGCCGAGACCCTCGGGCGCGGTCACGAGGGGGTCGTCGTGAAGTCCCTCGACGCCCCGTACAGCGCGGGCCGGCGCGGCGCGTCCTGGCTGAAGGTCAAGCCCGTGCACACGCTCGACCTGGTGGTGCTGGCCGCCGAGTGGGGCCACGGCCGCCGTACCGGCAAGCTCTCCAACCTCCACCTCGGCGCCGTGACGGCCGACGGCGGCTTCGCCATGCTCGGCAAGACCTTCAAGGGGATGACCGACGCCATGCTCGGCTGGCAGACCGAACGCCTGCGGGAGCTCGCGATGAAGGACGACGGCTGGGTGGTGACCGTACGCCCCGAACTCGTCGTCGAGATCGCCTACGACGGTCTCCAGCGCTCCACCCGCTACCCCGCCGGAGTCACCCTGCGCTTCGCCCGCGTCGTCCGCTACCGCGAGGACAAGCGCCCGCAGGAGGCCGACACGGTGGAGACCCTGCTCGCCGCCCACCCGGAGGTGCGTCCGTGA
- a CDS encoding NAD(P)/FAD-dependent oxidoreductase yields the protein MTDTYEVIVVGGGAAGLSAALVLGRARRRTLVVDAGEPRNAPAAHVQGYLTRDGMPPAEFLAKGREEIARYGVELVRDRAVAARQEEVFAVELASGRTVRARQLVLATGLKDELPAVDGLAERFGRDVLHCPYCHGWEVRDRAFGVLATSPMSAHQALMVTQWSKDVTFFLHRVAEEELTDDDLRRLAVAGVRVVPGEVAGLRIEDDRLTGVRLRDGSAHERDTLFVAPRPVPRNDLLLQLGAELRETPFGACPVIDERGLTSVPGVWAAGNASGFAEQVVNAASRGYRAGAAINGELLLADLDATGV from the coding sequence ATGACCGATACGTACGAAGTGATCGTCGTCGGCGGCGGTGCCGCGGGGCTGTCGGCCGCGCTGGTGCTGGGCCGGGCCCGGCGCCGCACGCTGGTGGTCGACGCGGGCGAGCCGCGCAACGCGCCCGCCGCCCATGTGCAGGGCTATCTGACCCGGGACGGCATGCCGCCCGCGGAGTTCCTCGCCAAGGGGCGGGAGGAGATCGCCCGCTACGGCGTGGAGCTGGTCCGGGACCGGGCCGTGGCCGCGCGCCAGGAGGAGGTCTTCGCCGTGGAGCTGGCGTCCGGCCGGACCGTGCGGGCCCGGCAGCTCGTCCTCGCGACCGGGCTGAAGGACGAGCTTCCCGCGGTGGACGGGCTCGCGGAGCGCTTCGGCCGGGATGTGCTGCACTGCCCGTACTGCCACGGCTGGGAGGTCCGCGACCGGGCGTTCGGGGTGCTCGCCACGAGCCCGATGAGCGCGCACCAGGCGCTGATGGTCACCCAGTGGTCCAAGGACGTGACGTTCTTCCTGCACCGGGTCGCCGAGGAGGAGCTGACCGACGACGACCTGCGCCGCCTGGCCGTCGCCGGGGTCCGGGTGGTGCCGGGCGAGGTGGCGGGGCTGCGGATCGAGGACGACCGGCTGACCGGCGTACGGCTCCGGGACGGGAGCGCGCACGAGCGGGACACCCTGTTCGTGGCCCCGCGCCCGGTCCCGCGGAACGACCTGCTGCTCCAGCTCGGCGCCGAGCTGAGGGAAACGCCCTTCGGCGCCTGTCCGGTGATCGACGAGCGGGGTCTGACGAGCGTGCCGGGCGTGTGGGCCGCGGGCAACGCGAGCGGCTTCGCCGAGCAGGTGGTGAACGCGGCGAGCCGTGGCTACCGGGCCGGGGCGGCGATCAACGGCGAGCTGCTCCTCGCGGACCTGGACGCGACCGGGGTGTAG
- a CDS encoding helix-turn-helix domain-containing protein — MSAEDVLAEVGPRLRRIRKEREVTLAALSEATGISVSTLSRLESGLRKPSLELLLPIAQAHQVPLDELVGAPPVSDPRVRAKPLVRHGRTFWPLTRQPGGLQAFKVLVPQGVEEPDLRTHEGYEWLYVLAGRLRMVLGEHDVVLTAGEAVEFDTRVPHWFGSTGEGPVEFLSLFGPQGERMHVRARPSRR; from the coding sequence ATGAGTGCCGAAGACGTTCTGGCGGAAGTGGGTCCCCGGCTGCGCCGGATCCGGAAGGAGCGGGAGGTGACCCTGGCGGCGCTGTCCGAGGCGACCGGGATCTCGGTCAGCACCCTGTCCCGGCTGGAGTCGGGGCTGCGCAAGCCCAGCCTGGAGCTGCTGCTGCCGATCGCGCAGGCCCATCAGGTGCCCCTGGACGAGCTGGTCGGCGCACCGCCCGTGAGTGATCCCCGGGTGCGGGCGAAACCTTTGGTCCGGCACGGGCGCACCTTCTGGCCGCTGACCCGGCAGCCCGGCGGACTCCAGGCGTTCAAGGTGCTGGTGCCGCAGGGCGTCGAGGAGCCGGACCTGCGCACCCACGAGGGCTACGAATGGCTGTACGTGCTGGCCGGGCGGCTGCGGATGGTGCTCGGGGAGCACGACGTGGTGCTGACGGCGGGGGAGGCCGTGGAGTTCGACACGCGCGTGCCGCACTGGTTCGGGTCGACGGGGGAGGGGCCGGTGGAGTTCCTCAGCCTGTTCGGTCCGCAGGGGGAGCGGATGCACGTACGGGCCAGGCCCTCGCGAAGGTGA
- a CDS encoding NADPH:quinone oxidoreductase family protein, producing the protein MQAWQVHENGEPSEVMRLEEVARPTPGDGQVLLKVRAANINFPDVLMAKGQYQVRPPLPFTPGVEICGETEDGRRVIANPALPHGGFAEYAVADAAALLPAPDSLDDAEAAALHIGYQTGWFGLHRRARLEAGETLLVHAAAGGVGSAAVQLGRAAGARVVGVVGGAAKAAVARELGCDVVIDRTSEDVVAAVKEATGGRGADVVYDPVGGDAYTQSTKVVAFEGRIVVVGFAGGVIPHPGLNHALVKNYSILGLHWGLYATKNPRLILHCHEQLTELAAKGAIKPLVSERVPLDGAADAVQRVGDGRTTGRVVVVPTLENGAAA; encoded by the coding sequence ATGCAGGCATGGCAAGTGCACGAGAACGGCGAGCCGAGTGAGGTGATGCGCCTGGAGGAGGTGGCGCGGCCCACGCCCGGCGACGGCCAGGTCCTGCTGAAGGTGCGTGCCGCGAACATCAACTTCCCGGACGTGCTGATGGCGAAGGGCCAGTACCAGGTGCGGCCGCCGCTGCCGTTCACGCCGGGCGTGGAGATCTGCGGGGAGACCGAGGACGGCCGGCGGGTCATCGCCAACCCCGCCCTGCCGCACGGAGGCTTCGCCGAGTACGCCGTCGCGGACGCCGCCGCCCTGCTGCCCGCCCCGGACTCGCTCGACGACGCCGAGGCCGCCGCCCTGCACATCGGCTACCAGACGGGCTGGTTCGGCCTGCACCGCCGGGCCCGCCTGGAGGCCGGGGAGACGCTGCTCGTCCACGCTGCCGCGGGAGGGGTCGGCAGTGCGGCCGTACAGCTCGGCCGGGCGGCCGGCGCACGGGTCGTCGGCGTCGTCGGCGGTGCCGCCAAGGCCGCCGTGGCGCGGGAGCTGGGCTGCGACGTCGTCATCGACCGCACGAGCGAGGACGTGGTCGCCGCCGTCAAGGAGGCGACCGGCGGCCGGGGCGCCGACGTCGTCTACGACCCGGTCGGCGGGGACGCCTACACCCAGTCCACCAAGGTCGTCGCCTTCGAGGGCCGCATCGTGGTCGTCGGCTTCGCCGGCGGGGTCATCCCGCACCCGGGGCTCAACCACGCCCTGGTGAAGAACTACTCGATCCTGGGCCTGCACTGGGGTCTGTACGCCACCAAGAACCCCCGACTGATCCTGCACTGCCACGAGCAGCTCACCGAGCTGGCCGCGAAGGGCGCCATCAAGCCGCTGGTCAGCGAGCGGGTGCCGCTCGACGGTGCCGCCGACGCGGTGCAGCGGGTCGGTGACGGGCGCACCACGGGCCGCGTGGTCGTCGTCCCGACCCTGGAGAACGGAGCCGCCGCATGA
- a CDS encoding acyl-CoA dehydrogenase family protein encodes MTDAAELKRRTAELLAAHPPASTDRLDFLKARFDAGLAWVHYPEGLGGLGAPRSLQVVVDAELEAAGAPDNDARRNGIGLGMAAPTILKYGTEEQKRRYLRPLWIGEEVWCQLFSEPGAGSDLAALGTRAVREGDDWVVNGQKVWTSGAHNSRWAILIARTDPDVPKHAGITYFVCDMTDPGVDVRPLRQITGEAEFNEVFLTDVRIPDSRRLGGIGDGWRVAQTTLNNERVAIGGMRLPREGGMIGPVAKTWRERPALRTHDLHQRLLTLWVESEVARLTAERLRQQLVAGQPGPEGAGMKLAFARLNQEISGLEVELRGEEGLLYDDWTMRRPELVDFTGRDAGYRYLRSKGNSIEGGTSEVLLNIVAERVLGLPAEPRTDKDVDWKDLAR; translated from the coding sequence ATGACCGACGCAGCCGAACTCAAGCGCCGCACAGCCGAGTTGCTGGCCGCGCACCCGCCCGCCTCCACCGACCGCCTCGACTTCCTCAAGGCCCGCTTCGACGCGGGACTGGCCTGGGTGCACTACCCGGAGGGCCTCGGCGGTCTCGGCGCCCCGCGCTCCCTCCAGGTCGTCGTGGACGCCGAGCTGGAGGCCGCCGGCGCTCCCGACAACGACGCGCGCCGCAACGGCATCGGGCTCGGCATGGCCGCCCCCACGATCCTCAAGTACGGCACCGAGGAGCAGAAGCGGCGTTATCTGCGGCCCCTGTGGATCGGCGAGGAGGTCTGGTGCCAGCTCTTCAGCGAGCCCGGCGCCGGCTCCGACCTCGCGGCCCTCGGCACCCGGGCGGTCCGGGAAGGCGACGACTGGGTCGTCAACGGACAGAAGGTGTGGACGTCCGGCGCGCACAACTCCCGCTGGGCCATCCTCATCGCCCGCACCGACCCCGACGTGCCCAAGCACGCCGGCATCACCTACTTCGTCTGCGACATGACCGACCCCGGTGTCGACGTCCGTCCGCTGCGGCAGATCACGGGTGAGGCCGAGTTCAACGAGGTCTTCCTCACCGACGTCCGCATCCCCGACTCCCGCCGCCTCGGCGGGATCGGCGACGGCTGGCGCGTCGCGCAGACCACGCTCAACAACGAACGCGTCGCCATCGGCGGTATGCGGCTGCCCCGCGAGGGCGGCATGATCGGCCCGGTCGCGAAGACCTGGCGCGAACGCCCCGCCCTGCGCACCCACGACCTGCACCAGCGGCTGCTCACGCTGTGGGTGGAGTCCGAGGTCGCCCGGCTCACCGCCGAGCGGCTGCGCCAGCAGCTCGTCGCCGGGCAGCCCGGCCCCGAGGGCGCCGGCATGAAGCTCGCCTTCGCCCGCCTCAACCAGGAGATCAGCGGCCTCGAGGTCGAACTCCGCGGCGAGGAAGGCCTGTTGTACGACGACTGGACCATGCGCCGCCCGGAGCTGGTGGACTTCACCGGCCGGGACGCCGGATACCGCTATCTGCGTTCCAAGGGCAACAGCATCGAGGGCGGGACCAGCGAGGTCCTGCTGAACATCGTCGCCGAGCGCGTCCTGGGCCTGCCCGCCGAGCCGCGCACCGACAAGGACGTCGACTGGAAGGACCTGGCCCGATGA
- a CDS encoding acyl-CoA dehydrogenase family protein, translating to MTDLLYSEEEEALRSAVRDLLADHCDAPGVIARTESDTPHDLAAWKALTDGMGLAGLLIPEKLGGQGATHREVAVVLEELGRAVAPVPYLTSAVVATEAVLACGDEELLGRLASGRTIGALAVGLHHAPGAAFTAVRVEGGALHGELTGIADAVAADVLLVPAEDGGLHAVSVADTDAVTVTPQIAFDLTRPLATVTLTGAPGRRIGDAGPAVRRAQRAGAGLLASEQLGLADWLLTETVRYLKERKQFNRPVGGFQALKHRLAQLWLEVVNLRAAARGAADALTTGEDADLAVAVAQAYAAGVAVHTAEEALQLHAGIGMTWEHPVHLYLKRAKSDSIAYGTAGAHRSAVAELVDLQAP from the coding sequence ATGACGGATCTTCTCTACTCCGAGGAGGAAGAGGCGCTGCGGTCGGCGGTACGCGACCTGCTGGCCGACCACTGCGACGCCCCCGGTGTCATCGCCCGCACGGAGTCGGACACCCCGCACGACCTGGCGGCCTGGAAGGCGCTCACCGACGGCATGGGCCTCGCGGGCCTGCTGATCCCCGAGAAACTGGGCGGCCAGGGCGCCACTCACCGCGAAGTCGCCGTAGTGCTGGAGGAGTTGGGCCGCGCGGTCGCTCCCGTGCCCTATCTGACCAGTGCCGTCGTCGCCACGGAGGCGGTGCTGGCCTGCGGTGACGAGGAACTGCTCGGCCGACTGGCGTCCGGCCGGACGATCGGCGCGCTGGCGGTCGGGCTGCACCACGCTCCCGGCGCCGCCTTCACCGCCGTACGCGTCGAAGGGGGTGCCCTGCACGGGGAGCTGACCGGCATCGCGGACGCCGTCGCCGCCGATGTCCTCCTCGTGCCCGCCGAGGACGGCGGCCTCCACGCCGTCTCCGTCGCGGACACCGACGCGGTGACCGTCACCCCGCAGATCGCCTTCGACCTCACCCGCCCCCTCGCCACCGTCACCCTCACCGGTGCCCCCGGCCGCCGCATCGGCGACGCCGGACCCGCCGTACGCCGGGCCCAGCGCGCCGGTGCCGGCCTGCTCGCCTCCGAGCAACTCGGACTCGCCGACTGGCTGCTGACCGAGACCGTGCGCTACCTCAAGGAGCGCAAGCAGTTCAACCGGCCCGTCGGCGGCTTCCAGGCGCTCAAGCACCGGCTCGCCCAGCTCTGGCTGGAGGTCGTCAACCTCCGCGCCGCCGCCCGGGGCGCCGCCGACGCCCTCACGACCGGCGAGGACGCCGACCTCGCGGTGGCCGTGGCCCAGGCCTACGCGGCCGGTGTCGCGGTGCACACCGCCGAGGAGGCGCTGCAACTGCACGCCGGGATCGGCATGACCTGGGAACACCCCGTCCACCTGTACCTCAAGCGGGCCAAGTCCGACTCCATCGCCTACGGCACGGCCGGCGCCCACCGGTCGGCCGTGGCCGAACTCGTCGATCTGCAGGCCCCCTGA
- a CDS encoding phosphatidylinositol-specific phospholipase C/glycerophosphodiester phosphodiesterase family protein → MAHVTRRRVLTGLAATTAAVLAPPAGSAFADGQRHGPRPLWRAHAHNDYEHPRPLFDALDHRFGSVEADIFLVDGEVLIAHSADELDPTRTLEGLYLAPLATRVKANHGSVYRGHRRPLQLLIDIKTEGSSTYLALDELLKRHRHLFTTYAHGRIRRGPVTAVISGDRAARVPMEAQTVRRAFYDGRLTDLGTSEASFASLISDNWTLNFTWLGVGAFPAAERTKLRRIVDTAHARGQQVRFWATPDLAGPERDALWTELLAAGVDHLNTDDLAGLEAFLDAHR, encoded by the coding sequence ATGGCCCACGTCACCCGCCGCAGAGTGCTCACCGGTCTCGCCGCGACCACCGCCGCCGTCCTCGCGCCGCCCGCCGGCAGCGCGTTCGCCGACGGACAGCGGCACGGGCCCCGCCCACTGTGGCGCGCCCACGCCCACAACGACTACGAGCACCCCCGCCCCCTCTTCGACGCGCTCGACCACCGCTTCGGCAGCGTCGAGGCCGACATCTTCCTCGTCGACGGCGAAGTCCTCATCGCCCACTCGGCGGACGAACTCGATCCCACCCGCACCCTCGAAGGCCTCTACCTCGCCCCGCTCGCCACCCGCGTCAAGGCCAACCACGGTTCCGTGTACCGGGGGCACCGCCGGCCCCTCCAACTGCTCATCGACATCAAGACCGAGGGGTCGTCCACCTACCTCGCCCTGGACGAGCTCCTGAAGCGCCACCGGCACCTGTTCACCACGTACGCCCACGGCAGGATCCGGCGCGGCCCCGTCACGGCCGTCATCTCCGGCGACCGGGCCGCCCGCGTCCCCATGGAGGCGCAGACCGTCCGCCGCGCCTTCTACGACGGCCGCCTCACCGACCTCGGCACCAGCGAGGCCTCCTTCGCCTCGCTCATCAGCGACAACTGGACCCTCAACTTCACCTGGCTCGGGGTCGGCGCCTTCCCCGCGGCGGAGCGGACCAAGCTGCGCCGGATCGTGGACACGGCCCACGCGCGCGGGCAGCAGGTCCGCTTCTGGGCCACCCCCGATCTGGCAGGACCCGAGCGCGACGCCCTGTGGACGGAACTCCTCGCGGCCGGCGTCGACCACCTCAACACCGACGACCTGGCCGGCCTGGAAGCGTTCCTCGACGCACACCGCTAG
- a CDS encoding phosphodiester glycosidase family protein, which translates to MTRRHQWSGARRRSAATLLTALGSLAGVTLAGAAPAGAANWTPVAPGVTYRQYDVSAAAGVTRVHVLDVDLTNSQVRLGLLYPGKVASRASLSSMADAQRAVGGVNGDFFNVSETQHPGVPVTGASVGPAIANGHELKAAVPGAQRFGPALPPGTDTRAVLGVGADGRARLDTLTLDGTVTAAPGRLRLAGLNQYALPENSVGAFTADWGSVSRKRATCGTDTSRGAPCSTRTYEVTVGEDRVVAVSTTPGSGAVAAGTTVLVGREAGAEQLRLLRVGDRVTVRHGLTSASGTAYRFAIGGHPLLRGGQPLAGLDTRTSSVRTAVGVADGGGRVVLFALDGGAAYRGGMTIAEVAAALKGLGATEGFALDGGGSSTLVSRPTGSTRVAVRNHPSDGGERSVANGVGVFTP; encoded by the coding sequence ATGACAAGACGTCATCAATGGTCCGGGGCACGCCGCCGATCGGCGGCGACGCTGCTCACCGCCCTCGGCTCACTGGCCGGCGTGACCCTCGCGGGGGCCGCGCCGGCCGGTGCCGCGAACTGGACCCCGGTGGCGCCGGGTGTGACCTACCGTCAGTACGACGTGTCGGCGGCCGCCGGGGTCACCCGCGTCCATGTCCTCGACGTGGACCTCACGAACAGCCAGGTGCGGCTCGGGCTGCTGTACCCCGGGAAGGTCGCCTCCCGCGCGTCCCTCTCCTCGATGGCCGACGCCCAGAGGGCCGTGGGCGGTGTCAACGGCGACTTCTTCAACGTCTCCGAGACCCAGCACCCCGGTGTCCCCGTGACCGGAGCGAGCGTGGGGCCGGCGATCGCGAACGGCCATGAGCTGAAGGCGGCGGTGCCCGGGGCCCAGCGGTTCGGGCCGGCACTGCCGCCGGGCACCGACACCCGGGCGGTGCTCGGGGTCGGCGCCGACGGCAGGGCCCGGCTGGACACGCTGACACTCGACGGCACGGTCACCGCCGCGCCGGGGCGGCTGAGACTGGCCGGGCTCAACCAGTACGCGCTGCCGGAGAACTCCGTCGGCGCGTTCACCGCGGACTGGGGCAGCGTCTCGCGCAAGCGTGCCACCTGCGGCACCGACACCAGCCGGGGCGCGCCGTGCAGCACCCGCACCTACGAGGTGACGGTCGGGGAGGACCGGGTCGTCGCGGTCTCCACGACACCCGGCAGCGGCGCCGTCGCGGCCGGCACCACGGTCCTCGTCGGCCGGGAGGCGGGCGCGGAGCAGTTGAGGCTGCTGAGGGTGGGCGACCGGGTGACGGTGCGCCACGGACTCACGTCCGCGTCGGGCACGGCGTACCGCTTCGCCATCGGCGGGCATCCGCTGCTGCGGGGCGGTCAGCCGCTGGCGGGGCTGGACACGCGCACCTCGTCCGTGCGGACGGCGGTGGGCGTGGCCGACGGGGGTGGTCGGGTGGTGCTGTTCGCGCTGGACGGCGGGGCCGCCTACCGCGGGGGGATGACGATCGCGGAGGTCGCCGCCGCCCTGAAGGGCCTCGGGGCGACCGAGGGCTTCGCTCTGGACGGCGGCGGCTCCTCGACCCTGGTGTCCCGTCCGACGGGCTCGACCAGGGTCGCCGTCCGCAACCATCCGTCCGACGGGGGCGAGCGGTCGGTGGCCAACGGTGTGGGGGTGTTCACGCCGTAG
- a CDS encoding ABC transporter permease, with product MAEAMDSMTALLTLMLVAVAGLGVLGGVVLDTQEPIRELGVHKALGMTPRQTHAPVLTPVVPAGLVGAAGGVPLGMSVHGVVTRSMGRSAGPRLPESVLSGYGTPLLALLAVAGTAVAVLGALLPAGRAVRVRTATALRTE from the coding sequence ATGGCCGAGGCGATGGACTCGATGACCGCCCTGCTCACGCTGATGCTGGTCGCCGTCGCCGGCCTCGGGGTGCTCGGCGGGGTCGTCCTGGACACCCAAGAACCGATCCGTGAGCTGGGCGTCCACAAGGCGCTCGGTATGACGCCCCGGCAGACCCACGCCCCGGTCCTGACGCCGGTGGTGCCGGCCGGGCTCGTGGGCGCGGCCGGCGGGGTGCCGCTCGGGATGTCGGTGCACGGTGTCGTCACCCGGTCCATGGGCCGCAGCGCCGGGCCGCGGCTGCCGGAGTCGGTCCTCTCGGGCTACGGCACTCCGCTGCTCGCCCTCCTCGCCGTGGCCGGAACGGCCGTGGCGGTCCTGGGCGCGCTGCTGCCGGCCGGCCGGGCCGTCCGGGTCCGTACGGCGACCGCGCTGCGCACCGAGTAG